In Schizosaccharomyces osmophilus chromosome 1, complete sequence, the genomic window CTCTTTGGAAGTTACCGAGAAGCAAATTTcggatttcttttccttctgcGGAAAGGTTTCCAGCATCTCGACTTTCAAGGAAGGAGAGACTCAAACTGCTAAAATCCAGTTCGAACGCCCTAGTGCTACAAAGACTGCTTTACTTTTGCAAGATGCCCTTTTAGGACAGAACAAAATTCAAATCAGCAGTAGTGATGCTCCAGCTAGCGCTGGTAGCACCCATGACAAAGGTGGTGCTGGTGGAGACCAAGCTGCTAGCCAGGAAGATAAGCCTCGATCTGCAATTATTTCTGAACTTTTAGGTCGTGGCTATCATTTAAGCGATGTAACTTTGGAGAAGGGTATACAGCTAGACCAAAGTCTTGGTGTTTCGTCCAAATTCAAAGGTGTTCTTGAAAGCGCGTTGTCTAGCGTTCATTCCATGAATGAGCGCTACCATGTCACAGAGAAAGCCAATGAAGTTGATAGCAAGCTTTCTATAAGTGACACCTATAAACGCACTACTTCTCTCTTCAGTAACTACTTCAACAAGGCTTATGAAACCGCCGCCGGTACGTCAGCTGGCCAAAAGGTTCATAGCGTTTATGATTCTGGCAAAAGCCAATTGCGAGGAATTCACAGTGAAGCTCGCAAAGTTGCTGATTCCAAGGTCCATGGGGAAGATGCTACTACTGGACATACCGAAGCGCCTGCCGCTCCTGTCGCTCCTGCCCAACCCTCTGTCGACACTAAGATTTCCgagtaaataaaaacaagcttAAGGTCAAAGCTTTGCCTTTAAGTATTTCTCGGTTTTTTGGTCTTTATGTGATTGAATCGCTTCTCTATGGGTATGTGGTTTTTCATTTAGGTATACCGTGgataaattattttcaaaacttgtTGAAAGTTTGCAAATTGATTATTTAATGATTGTTAAGTACCTGTGATTATATTGAAAGCTTATTTAATAATATACTCTATGTTCTGTTAGGACAAAGATTTATGTTGAATGTTACGATAAATTAGTGGTTAGTCTAAATAtaactttgaaaatgtgATAACGCTATTACAGAATTTTTTGTGTTATAAGTGAATTATATTggtttttcaataaatcaACGATAGCAAAGCTTCTCAGCGACTAGAAAAGTAAACCCTTAAAGTCATCATTTATAAACTCGTCAATAATTAGTAAATTGTTGttatttacatttcatAGCATGAAGTACATGAGGTTCACAATTCTTTGTtgtagaaaacaaagctGCCAGGATTCCGGTTCGTAAATATATGCTGTTTATCTTCGCCAGTAGAAACATATCCATGAAGCATTTACATCAACTTCAGTAACATAGCAGCCATTGGAACATCCTTCGATTACTGTGCAATTATTCAAGCTATTATATCCAACCTATTTACCGCTTCTTTTACATAATTCTACtctttccaa contains:
- the vip1 gene encoding RNA-binding protein Vip1, translating into MSNQVIVKNISLEVTEKQISDFFSFCGKVSSISTFKEGETQTAKIQFERPSATKTALLLQDALLGQNKIQISSSDAPASAGSTHDKGGAGGDQAASQEDKPRSAIISELLGRGYHLSDVTLEKGIQLDQSLGVSSKFKGVLESALSSVHSMNERYHVTEKANEVDSKLSISDTYKRTTSLFSNYFNKAYETAAGTSAGQKVHSVYDSGKSQLRGIHSEARKVADSKVHGEDATTGHTEAPAAPVAPAQPSVDTKISE